One segment of Eretmochelys imbricata isolate rEreImb1 chromosome 5, rEreImb1.hap1, whole genome shotgun sequence DNA contains the following:
- the F2R gene encoding proteinase-activated receptor 1, producing MGRQLLLLGGLALLGPLLAFSAPANDTTSWNGTHRLRTFASYHKDDSYEHIPFQDIDSDTESDLEVGSGLSNLTRANQTKAQTRYISHDAKRYLTSQWLTRFVPSVYTLVVMLSLPLNITAILVFLIKMKIKKPATVYMLNLASADVLFVSVLPFKIAYHFSGNNWVFGPEMCRLITAAFYCNMYCSVLLMTVISIDRFLAVVYPMQSLSWRTLMRASLICFTIWLIAIVGVIPILITEQTMKISELNITTCHDVLKESELKRYYHNFFTIFSSIFFFVPLIISSVCYVCIIRCLISSNIVAKQSKKTRALLLSAAVFSIFIICFGPTNVLLLIHYLSFPYNHQLEYIYFAYLLCACISSVSCCIDPLIYYYASSECQRQVGNLLCCKESSEPTSSSSSGQLMARTSRRDTCSSNQSNSVYKKLLT from the exons ATGGGGAGGCAGCTGCTGCTACTCGGCGGGCTCGCCCTGCTCGGCCCCCTGCTCGCCTTCTCCGCGCCGGCGAACG ACACCACTTCCTGGAATGGCACACACCGGTTAAGAACCTTTGCATCTTATCACAAAGATGACAGCTATGAACATATACCTTTTCAAGACATCGACAGTGATACTGAAAGTGATTTAGAAGTTGGATCAGGATTAAGCAATCTAACTAGAGCCAATCAAACTAAAGCACAAACAAGATACATCTCTCATGATGCTAAAAGATACCTGACTAGTCAATGGTTGACTCGTTTTGTTCCTTCAGTTTACACTTTAGTGGTTATGCTGAGTCTCCCTCTGAATATTACAGCAATACTTGTGTTCctgataaaaatgaaaattaaaaagccAGCTACAGTATACATGCTGAATCTGGCCTCTGCAGATGTATTGTTTGTAAGTGTGCTTCCTTTTAAGATCGCATACCATTTTTCTGGAAACAACTGGGTGTTCGGACCTGAAATGTGTCGGCTCATCACCGCTGCCTTCTACTGTAACATGTACTGTTCGGTACTGCTGATGACTGTTATTAGCATTGATCGTTTCTTAGCCGTGGTGTATCCTATGCAGTCTCTCTCATGGCGTACATTAATGCGTGCCTCGTTGATCTGCTTTACCATATGGCTTATAGCCATAGTTGGAGTTATACCCATTCTCATCACAGAGCAAACTATGAAAATATCTGAGTTAAACATTACAACCTGCCATGATGTGCTAAAAGAATCTGAACTTAAGAGATATTACCATAATTTCTTCACCATTttctcttccattttcttttttgtgccATTAATAATTTCTTCTGTCTGTTATGTGTGTATTATCCGATGTCTTATCTCTTCTAATATTGTTGCAAAACAAAGTAAGAAGACACGTGCTTTACTTTTGTCTGCCGCTGTTttctctatttttattatttgttttggaCCAACAAATGTCCTTTTATTAATTCATTACTTATCTTTTCCTTACAACCACCAGTTAGAATACATCTATTTTGCCTATCTCCTCTGTGCTTGTATCAGCAGTGTAAGCTGCTGCATTGATCCTTTGATTTATTACTACGCTTCCTCTGAGTGTCAGAGACAGGTTGGCAATCTCTTGTGCTGTAAAGAGAGTTCTGAACCTACCAGTAGTAGCAGCAGTGGTCAGTTAATGGCTAGGACCAGTAGAAGGGATACCTGCTCCAGTAATCAGAGTAACAGTGTCTACAAGAAGTTGCTAACATAA